The genomic interval CCTCCTTACCAGGCCTATGTTGGGTAACGCAACGCACAACCTCTTCGATAGGATTTTGGATGAATAGTCGGATGGCGGCTATGCCTGCTGCGCCACAGGCCAGCACGTCAGAAAAATTCCTCAGATCAATGCCGCCAATACCGAAGACGGGGATCTGCGTTTGCTGAATGATCTCTGCAAACGGCTTCAAGCCGAGCGGCGGGCCATAGTGCCGTTTCGATGGTGTGTCGAACACAGGACCTAGCACGACAAAATCGGCGCCGCCCGCTTGCGCTCGGTTCACCTCTTCAAGTGAATGAGTCGAGACGCCAATTAGAAACGATGCTCCCACGTGCTTTCTCACAACCTCCGGTGGGAGTGATTGTGTGGTCAGATGGACGCCGTGCGCGCCACACGCTAGCGCGATGTCAAACCGATCGTTGACCAATACCTGCGTGCTCGAGCCAACGGTGGCGACTACGACTCGCTCAACCAGATGACAAAGTTCACGTGCCGGTAGGTCCTTTTCACGAATTTGGATTAAATCAACGCCGGCCCGCGCCGCCTCTTGCACAAGGCTCATGAGATCGCCTGCGTCAACGGCTCTCCGGTCGGTGATCATGTATAGCCGTGGCTTCTTCAGTTGGCGCTGCATGATCATTCGTCAGAAGACGCAACAGTTGCTTGAAATGAAATGCCTCCCAAATGCCCAGAAGAATATTGAGAATGCCCAAGCCCGTGACAGCCCATCGGACTGCATGGCTATTCATAATGCCAATCAAGCTCGGCGCTTGGAACCGTTGGACTAAATAAGTGAGAAAGAGGTTATCACTCCAGTAGCTATACCACGGCGATATAATCAACACGGCTCCGAGTTCGAAGAACACCAAAATGTACAAGACAATCGTCAGCTTAGCAGAAAACATGTGACTCAATTGATTCTATTGTTACCAACCAATCATAGCGCCTGGCAGCAAACCGACCCCAGGGCGCTTGACAGGTTTCAGGTTCGTTCCTACGGAGCGATGGCCGCCGAATTGAAGATCGTAATCCGTCTGTGAAGCGCCTTGCAGTCATCAGACTGGTTACCAGTGGTTGAGCTCTTGGCAATGACTGATCACTGGTGAACGGGCAAGCTAACACAGGCTTTCGGGGATGTCAAATGCGTCGGCGTGAGGAGAGGTGGAGATCATTGGTTGGTTTTGTCACGCAGCAGAGAGTGCTGTAAAAAGCTGTCAGAACTCGGTCGGGTCGAAGCAGAGAGCGGAATTTCCTCGATTACCATATAGTAGGGAATCTGCAAAGCAAAGCCGCGGTTTTCCGCCGGGTCCAGCTCATATCCGCCGGGAACCCGCCGAGCCAATTGGTACCATGGCCGCCCACGAACTCTAATTTGGTAATCGTACTTCGTCATTTTTTCACCATCGCAACCGACCATACTTTACATAAGGCCGGCGCGTGATTCGACGTGTTTTCCGCTCGATTGGTTGCGTTTGCTTCTTACCCGATCAGCCAATCATGACGACTTCGCTCTGAAGCGCTGCTCTGCCGATGCAGAGCAAGCTCTATTCCGTCCTGAGAGAGCAACATTAGGTGTACCGGGATCGGGCAAGACTCTACCTAACTGATCTTCTAAGGCGTAGATAGGTGTTGATTAGAGGTCTTATGGATGGTCGCAGGTTAAGTATTTCTCTGTTTCGCCTTCGAAAAACTGGTTTCACTAATGAAACGAACACGTCTCAAGCCAAAAAGAACGAGTATCTGGGTTCTATTCTGCTTCGTGTCAGTTGGAATAAGGTGCTGAGCAGAAAAAAAAGGGGGAGGTCCGTTGGGGGCGGAGCCTCCCCAATCAACAAGGAGGAGGGTCAGTTGTGGGTGAGGTAAACTTGTGACCCAATCAGAGGCCCTCCAATCTGATGGGGGATAGATTTCTGGGCTGGCGTTGGTTCAATACAATATGCCACATAGACATTAGTGATGTCCTCCTTTGATTGACCAACGATACCATCAAGAATGTTACCTCCTGCCTCAGCACTGAAAATATGATTGCTGCCTACAAGCAACTGGCTTGAATGATGGAGAGCCGTGACAGATTGAGTGTTATGAGGGAGAACCACTCGACTGATGTCAGGTGCTCCGTGGGTTGAGTTTACTGAACTGTTTCTTAGCCAGATGGTTGTCCCGTTGCCTCTGCTAACACTCGACCGGTTAATGGAGTTGTTGTCAACCATCTCGTGATTAACTTGTCGCTGCTGCCGTGAACTTTTGCCTGCTTGAGCTTGTGCTGTGTCACTTTCTATCCACTGTTGTCGCTTTCGCTGAACCACATGAGCCGGAACGATCCGCATGAGCTTGTCGCGTGAGCTGCTTAAGATGTTGACCGTCAATGTATTGGACAAAACAATCGGGACTGCCTGTCTTGACCCTACATGACTTACCAAACAGGCTAGTCCGACCACGAGCACAGCCTTGCCCCATACTGGTTCTGTTGCTGGCTCAAACCTGAGTATGCTGGCGATGCGTCGGATTGCTCTGCCTGTGTTCAACTCCGTAACCACGGCTCCCACCATTCACTAGATTCAAAAACACCCCGTATATTACAGAGACTCGGTTTTGATGTCAAGAAAAATCTTCACAAATAACATGAAGATTTTTTTCTAATATATGGAAAATTCGTTGTTAAGCTATGTGACTGACTTTATTGAAAACCTTAAGAAATAGGTTAACTGTTTTATAAACAAGTTGTTAATTAGCTAGTTCCTCGTGAATCAACCACCGCTCCTACATACTTAATTGAGCAATGTCACCGATAATTTTTGCGATTTCAAGTGGGGCTGGGTGAACACATCTACAGGTTTGAGTATGTCGGTTGTTGGTGTGCTCAGGCGGCTTCTAACGGGTTGGATTGTCTGCTTGTTGAGGAGTTGTTGTTCGGTGGGCCTTCAGCCAGACCAGGAAACTCAACGTGGGATAACCACAAACTTGAAAATCACATAATGGATAACCCTCCATCCACCATAAGTACCTGGCCTGTCACATAGTTTGAGGCGTTAGATGCCAGATAGACGACAGCTCCTTTCAATTCGTCAGGTCCACCAAACCGACCAAGGGGAATAAACGGCAGTAAGGATTCACCTCGATGGCCTAGCACCCATTCAGACATGTGGGTGCGAAACCAGCCGGGTGCAATCGCGTTGACATAGATGTTGTATCGAGCCCATTTACAAGCTAAGTCGCGGGTGAAAGCGATAATGGCTCCTTTGCTTGTGTGGTAACCGATGGCATCAACTAATTCGGGTGGCGCGCCAAAGAAACCTGCGACTGAGCTTATATTAATGATCTTGCCTCCACGCTGCTCAATCATGACGCGACCAACAGCTTGTGAACAGAGAAAAGTTCCTGTCACATTGGCTTCCATCACTTTTTGCCAATCAGCGAGGCTCATCGTTTCTGCTGGTGCTGCCCAGGTTCGCCCTGAGTTGTTCACCAAGATGTCAATGCGCCCAAATTCCGCCCGTGTCTTTTCGACCATGGCGTTGACTTCATCCTGGCTGGTTACGTCGCACCGCAGGCCAAGAGCTTTCACTCCCAGTTGACGAAATTCGGCTGCCGCTTGCTCGCATCGTTCAATTTTGCGTGAGCACAGAACGACACTAGCCCCCATCTCAGCTAATGCTTCAGCCATCTGCTTGCCAATACCTGTCGCGCCGCCGGTGATAATGGCGACCTTGCCAGTCAAATCGAATAATTCTTGGGTTCGCATCGGTCCTCTCCCTAAGAGCGAAGTGTATGCTCAGCTTATCGGATTTACCTCTCCCATTGCTTATCGGATTACCGGTCCCATCGCAGACGATGGATGCCGCCGCCTGTGTACATACTTCTCAACTGCCTGACCATGGCGATACGTTGCTCGACCAATTTATCAGCCGCCTGAGAAGTCGGGATATTCTCCTGCCGGGCGATTTGAAAAACTTTCCTGAGGTTGTAGTAAATGCCCCGCGTCATGCGCAATGCTCGCTCACGGTTATAGCCTTCCAGCTCAACGAACACGTTGATCAAGCCGCCCGCATTGATCACATAGTCGGGCGCATAAAGAATCCCTCGTCGGTGGAGCGCCTCGCCATGATGATCTTCCTGCAATTGATTATTGGCTGCGCCAGCGATTAATTTGAATTGAAACTGATCAATCGTCTGATCATTGATCACTGAACCCAGCGCGCAGGGGGCAAAAATATCGGCAGGGACCTGATAAATCTCATCTGGATTGACAGCTTCGATACCGAACTGAGCAACGGCGTGTTGCACACGTTCGGGATCAATATCGGTGGCGATGATTTTCATGCCTTTGTCGGCTAACAGCTTGACCAGGTGCATGCCCACTGCCCCTAAGCCCTGCACTGCGACGGTTAGTCCTTTGAGCGAAGTCTTACCGAATTTCTCTTCGACGCATGCCTTGATGCCTTGAAGCACACCGAACGCGGTGACTGGCGCCGGGTCGCCGCCACCGCCGTGTGCCGGCGAGACGCCGACCACATACCGCGTCTCCATGTACATGTAATCCACATCGTTGACATCAATGCCAACGTCTTCGCCGGTGATGAAGCGGCCTTGCAGACTTTCAACGAATCGGCCATAAGCGCGAAACAGCGCCTCGGACTTATCTTTTTTCGGATCGCCAATGATGACCGCCTTGCCACCACCCATGTTCAAACCCGCGGCTGCCGATTTGTAGGTCATACTGCGCGAGAGCCGCAGCGCGTCTTCAATCGCCTCTGTTTCGGTCTTGTAGGGCCACATGCGCGTGCCGCCGAGCGCCGGACCCAATGTCGTATCATGAATTGCGATGATGGCTCTCAAGCCTACATCTTTATTCTGACAGAAGATCAGTTCTTCGTGCCCGCTCGCTTCGATTCGCGCAAACATTTCCATGATCTTCCTCCGCTGGCGAGCGAGTATAATAGCAAAACAGGTTCACAGAAGTCACGCTCTGTCCGGGCGAGTCATTGTTCGGCGTTGACTGTATAGAGGCTGACAGCGCGCAGTCTCACTCAAATCGGCTTCCTTTTTTGAGCGCGCTGCGTCGGCGCTTGGCATACCCTCGCTCGACAGTGAACGCTAGTGGCAAGCGTCTTGCTTAGATTGAGCGCGCTACTGTATGGTATAGGCTTGGCTTCACAGCCAACTTGACGACATACTGATAAGATTTTGAGGTAAGGAAAATCGTATGCTAGCAAATGATATTCGCCGAGGAATGATTATCATCCACGATGGTGTGCCACAACGGGTATTAGAATTTCAGCATCGGACGCCTGGCAACTTGCGCGCATTTGTGCAAGTGAGGCTCCGCAATCTGAAATCCGGAACGTCGTCGGAAATTCGTTTCAGTTCAACGGACGTGGTTGAACGCGCCATCCTCGATGAGCATGAGATGGAATACATGTATTCGGATGGCCAGATGTATCACTTCATGAACACCGAGAACTACGAGCAAATCGCGCTGGACGCTGAAGCGCTTGGCGATGCAATTGACTACCTTGTGCCGGGCACGAGGATCAAGGTGGAATTTTTTGAGGGCCAGCCCATCGGCGTAGAGTTGCCGCCGGTGGTTGAGCTGACCGTCATTGAAACCGAACCGGGATTGAAAGGCGCGACTGCTTCTAACAGTCCCAAACCGGCGAAGCTGGAAACCGGCGTGACAATTCAAGTCCCTCCCTTCATCAAAGAAGGCGACAAGATTCGCGTTGACCCGAATAAAGGCGTCTATCTTGAACGCGCCAAATGAGCGATGCTCTCAAACTGCGGACCAACGCTGACGCAGAGAGAGAGTCGCTGCTGCTGGGTTGATTTGTGGCGCGATTGAAGGGGGCATCCGCCACATGAAGCAGCATACCGCAGCAAAATGGCGACGAGCCCTTGTGCTGACCAACGCCATCAATCATTGAAGGCGATCGGCAGGATGTCGTCGCGCTGTATTGGTTGCACTCTGCCCTGATTGGCTCATGGTGCGTGACAGAGCGATCAACTGACTGTAGCAAAAACCTATTCCCGATTTCGACGGGTAGTCAGGTGTCAGGAGCGATGTCTGATGTGGCGATTGTGAAGTGAGGGTTGCATTGCAGCGCGTGTTAGAAAGTCCGGCGCGATTCGTTTAGCCTACTGGCGTGTCCAAGTAGCGGCGCTCTGGGCTAGGGAGAAGCCGGCTTGCGGAATTCCAGCCGATAACCGCAACCATTCCAGATGCGCTCACAGTGTTTCCCGACCGCTTCGGCAGGAACCAAATGCAACGGCGGACCGGTTTTTTGGTGCAACGCCGGCACAGCTCGCACGAGCGCACGCGCCCACCAACGCGGGAGGCGCTCTGGATCAAGCCATTCGTCAACGTTCACGATTTGAGCTCCCGGCTTGGCCACGCGCAGCATTTCGGCCAGCGCCTGTTTCAGGTCACGGAAAGTATTGAGTCCGCCCACTTGCAAGACCACGTTGAACGAATTGCTCTTGAATGGCAACGCTTCTGCCAAGCCCTGAAACAAATGCGCCTCCACCGACCATGTTTTCAGATTTTTGGCGCATTGTTGCAGCATCCCGGTCGAGAGGTCCAGTGCATACAGTTTCACGCCGTTGAACATTTGATGCAGATAGCGCAGGTTTGGACCAGGGCCTACAGCGATTTCTAACAGCTTGTCGCCCGGTGCAAGCTGCAAGCAAGACAAGTATTCACGTCGCGCTTCTGCTTCCGACATCTTGAACACATAGCTCATCGGCTTGATCACCGTTTGCTCATAGGTGCGAGAGAAGATGAGCGTCTGGGCCCAGTAGGCGATCTTGTTCTTGCCCACCAGCTCCTGCGGCGCCGCAAAGTGAGGCAGTCCGTTCTCTATTGAATAGACCTTGGCGCAACCACCACAGACCAACTCTCCCATTTCAATGTCGTCGCTAACGCTGGCCTCTGTTAGTGTCAGGTCGTGGTGACATGCAGGGCAACATACCAATTCGAGCGCATCTGTTTTCATCGTCTTTACCGCTTTTGGGATGAACGGTTTTCGTACCACCGAAGTGTCTGTTCAATCCCGGCCTTCAAGGACACTCGTGGTTGAAAGCCTAGTTCATGTTTGGCTTTCTCTCCACTACATATCCAATACTTTTGTAACAAGTCACTGAGTTCCTCTTTCATATCCAAAGGGCGCTGCGGTCGGTCAGCCCACGTCCGGTAGGCGCCGCCCAGTTTTGCGAAGAGCCTGAGCAGCCACTGCGGAATCGGCACCACGAGTCCTGTGCGGTTCTGTATCTTCAACGTTTGTTCAACCACGTCTTGCAATGAGACCGGCTCCGCGTTGGTGATGAAATAAAGCTGGCCGCGTGCCCGTTCGTGTTCAGCCGCCAGTATCAGCGCCTCCACGGCATCCTGGATGTGAATCAGATTGATGAACTGGTCTATTTTCGGAATGAGCCGCCAACGCGCCATCGCCAGTCCTTTTTCGGTGGTGATATTTGTCGGGCCATAGACTAAGGCGAGGCGCACGATTGTGATGGGAAGTTCTGCTCGTTGTGCAAGCAGGTACTCTTCGGCAGCTCGCTTGCTCCGCCCGTAGGCGGTGCGCGGCGCGCAAGCTTCCTCTTCGGTTAGCGGGTGACCGTCGCGGCTTGGTCCTGCTGCCGCTTGGCTGCTGGTGAAAAGAAATCGCTTCAGGGCGCGGTTCTCGCTGAGGCACGCTTCGACGAGATTTTTTGTTCCCTCGAAGTTCACGCGGAAGTACTGGACTTCGTCCCACGTTTGTTTGAGGCCGGCCAGATGATAGATGTAATCTACCGAGCGGACGATTGGCCTCAACGTCTCGCTACGACAGAGGTCACCGTAACACCACTGGACGGGCAAGTGAGCGATTCGACCGAGCGGTTCTCCTTCTAGCACCAGACACCGAACGCAGTCGCCGCGATTGACGAGCGCTTCGACCAAGAAACTGCCGATGAAACCTGTGCCGCCGGTGACCAGGACGTTCATGCCTTGCCCTCCTGTGCTAATTGCCAGCCGATTGCGTGCTCGAATGTCTCCTGCATGCCATAGCGTGGTTCAAATCCAAGCTCATGCTGAAGCGCAGTGGTGTCAATGCGCAATCCCGTGACCAGAAGGCGAGCAAGTGCGACCAGATGCCCCGAGCGAATCGGGCGGTAACTTCTCCGCGCGATTGCCATGACCACCTCACCCAGGCGTGCAGCCAGGTAAGCTGCGCCATACGGCACATTCACGATACGAGTATGGCAGCCCAGCCGAGCACTGAAAAACCGGATGACCTCCTCTAGCGGCGCGAAAAATCCTACCAGATCGTAAGTTCGGCCCACTGCCTGTGGATGGTGGCTGGCCAGAACAAGTGCTGCGGCCACATCGCGCGCGTCGGCAAAGGGGATAGAAACCGCGCCATTGTTGATCAGCGGCACAATTTTTCTTCGGGCCAATCGGATCAAGTGTGGGGTGAAGAGGTGGTCTCGTGCTCCCACTGTCACTGGCGGACGGAGAATGACCGTCTTCAATCGGCCTGTGCGGGCGTAGTTCTCGACCTCTTGTTCGGCTGCCCGCTTGGACTCGGCATACTCGCCGGGTACGCCGTGGATTCCCAGTGTGGAGGTATAGATGAATCGGTCTACACCGGCCTGCCCAGCAGCTTCCAGCATGTGTTGTGTCCCCCTGTAATTAACCCGCCAGTTAGCCTCTGGCAGTGCCCGCGCCGAGAATTGCTCACGCTTGGCAACGAGTGCCGCGCAATGAAAGACGACGCTGACATCTTTCATTGCTGCTTTCAATGAATCAATATCCAGCAGGTCGCCATAGCAAAGTTGCACTCCTTTGCGGCGCAGAAACTCCGCGTCACTGTTAGGCCGCACGAGGGCGCGAATCTCTGACGGATGGCGCTCATTGGCGAGGAGCTGCTCAATCAGATGGCTCCCAATGAGGCCGGTTCCCCCTGTGACCAGCACTGTCTTCATGCTCAGCGGCTACTGATGCTACTCACGGTTCTCGGTTTTTCGCAAGCGGCAAAGAGAAAAGAACCTCCCGAAGGGGTGACCACTTCTGGGCGGCCGCGTCGTTGGGTTATTGGGCAGTCACGCGCGGTAGGCTTCGGGAAGGGACGCAGCAAAAATCTCAGTGGGTGGCCGCTTCTGGGCAGCCGCGAAGTCGCCGCAATGATTCAATCCGTGCCGCTACGCAGCGCGGTCGTGCAATCATCACTATTACGCAGAACAGTGGTGCACTCATCAGCACGACAATCCATGACATCTCAAAGAAGAATGCAGGCGGCCACAGCAGGGCCGCCGCGACAAACGCATGAAGATTTGAATGCAGGCGGCCACAGCAGGGCCGCCTCTATAGAACA from Blastocatellia bacterium carries:
- the thiE gene encoding thiamine phosphate synthase; translated protein: MSLVQEAARAGVDLIQIREKDLPARELCHLVERVVVATVGSSTQVLVNDRFDIALACGAHGVHLTTQSLPPEVVRKHVGASFLIGVSTHSLEEVNRAQAGGADFVVLGPVFDTPSKRHYGPPLGLKPFAEIIQQTQIPVFGIGGIDLRNFSDVLACGAAGIAAIRLFIQNPIEEVVRCVTQHRPGKEAG
- a CDS encoding SDR family oxidoreductase, with the protein product MRTQELFDLTGKVAIITGGATGIGKQMAEALAEMGASVVLCSRKIERCEQAAAEFRQLGVKALGLRCDVTSQDEVNAMVEKTRAEFGRIDILVNNSGRTWAAPAETMSLADWQKVMEANVTGTFLCSQAVGRVMIEQRGGKIINISSVAGFFGAPPELVDAIGYHTSKGAIIAFTRDLACKWARYNIYVNAIAPGWFRTHMSEWVLGHRGESLLPFIPLGRFGGPDELKGAVVYLASNASNYVTGQVLMVDGGLSIM
- a CDS encoding leucine dehydrogenase, translated to MEMFARIEASGHEELIFCQNKDVGLRAIIAIHDTTLGPALGGTRMWPYKTETEAIEDALRLSRSMTYKSAAAGLNMGGGKAVIIGDPKKDKSEALFRAYGRFVESLQGRFITGEDVGIDVNDVDYMYMETRYVVGVSPAHGGGGDPAPVTAFGVLQGIKACVEEKFGKTSLKGLTVAVQGLGAVGMHLVKLLADKGMKIIATDIDPERVQHAVAQFGIEAVNPDEIYQVPADIFAPCALGSVINDQTIDQFQFKLIAGAANNQLQEDHHGEALHRRGILYAPDYVINAGGLINVFVELEGYNRERALRMTRGIYYNLRKVFQIARQENIPTSQAADKLVEQRIAMVRQLRSMYTGGGIHRLRWDR
- the efp gene encoding elongation factor P; this translates as MLANDIRRGMIIIHDGVPQRVLEFQHRTPGNLRAFVQVRLRNLKSGTSSEIRFSSTDVVERAILDEHEMEYMYSDGQMYHFMNTENYEQIALDAEALGDAIDYLVPGTRIKVEFFEGQPIGVELPPVVELTVIETEPGLKGATASNSPKPAKLETGVTIQVPPFIKEGDKIRVDPNKGVYLERAK
- a CDS encoding methyltransferase domain-containing protein, with the translated sequence MKTDALELVCCPACHHDLTLTEASVSDDIEMGELVCGGCAKVYSIENGLPHFAAPQELVGKNKIAYWAQTLIFSRTYEQTVIKPMSYVFKMSEAEARREYLSCLQLAPGDKLLEIAVGPGPNLRYLHQMFNGVKLYALDLSTGMLQQCAKNLKTWSVEAHLFQGLAEALPFKSNSFNVVLQVGGLNTFRDLKQALAEMLRVAKPGAQIVNVDEWLDPERLPRWWARALVRAVPALHQKTGPPLHLVPAEAVGKHCERIWNGCGYRLEFRKPASP
- a CDS encoding NAD-dependent epimerase/dehydratase family protein; amino-acid sequence: MNVLVTGGTGFIGSFLVEALVNRGDCVRCLVLEGEPLGRIAHLPVQWCYGDLCRSETLRPIVRSVDYIYHLAGLKQTWDEVQYFRVNFEGTKNLVEACLSENRALKRFLFTSSQAAAGPSRDGHPLTEEEACAPRTAYGRSKRAAEEYLLAQRAELPITIVRLALVYGPTNITTEKGLAMARWRLIPKIDQFINLIHIQDAVEALILAAEHERARGQLYFITNAEPVSLQDVVEQTLKIQNRTGLVVPIPQWLLRLFAKLGGAYRTWADRPQRPLDMKEELSDLLQKYWICSGEKAKHELGFQPRVSLKAGIEQTLRWYENRSSQKR
- a CDS encoding NAD-dependent epimerase/dehydratase family protein: MKTVLVTGGTGLIGSHLIEQLLANERHPSEIRALVRPNSDAEFLRRKGVQLCYGDLLDIDSLKAAMKDVSVVFHCAALVAKREQFSARALPEANWRVNYRGTQHMLEAAGQAGVDRFIYTSTLGIHGVPGEYAESKRAAEQEVENYARTGRLKTVILRPPVTVGARDHLFTPHLIRLARRKIVPLINNGAVSIPFADARDVAAALVLASHHPQAVGRTYDLVGFFAPLEEVIRFFSARLGCHTRIVNVPYGAAYLAARLGEVVMAIARRSYRPIRSGHLVALARLLVTGLRIDTTALQHELGFEPRYGMQETFEHAIGWQLAQEGKA